The nucleotide window CAACGCGCTGTGGATGTCGGTGCAGGCGGAATCGCTGGGCGACGCCTTCGAGTTCATGCCGGGCTACGAGACCTTCTGGGCCTATGTGCCGCATTTCGTGCATTCGCCCTTCTACGTCTATGCCTATGCCTTCGGCGACGGGCTGGTGAACGCGCTCTATGCCGCCTACGAGGACGGGCTGCCGGACTTCCAAGCCAAGTATTTCGACATGCTGGCGGCGGGCGGCTCCAAGCACCACAAGGAACTGCTGGCGCCCTTCGGCCTCGACGCCTCGGACCCGGCGTTCTGGGACAAGGGCCTGTCGATGATCGAGGGCTTCATCGACGAGCTCGAGGCGATGGAGGCGTGACCGCACCCAAGGTCGTGCTGGAACCTCTGGGCCGCGACGGGTTCGAGCGCGTGGCCCATATCGCCGTGCGCCCCGAGCAGGAGCCGTTCTGCGGCACCATCGCCGGCCATTTCGCCGCCGACGAGCCGGGCTGCGACTTCCATGTCGTGACCCGCGACGGCCGCGCGGTCGGATTCTTCAAGATCGACCGCGCCTATGCCGCCCATTTCGACTTTGCCGGCCCGCAGGATCTGGGATTGCGCGGGGTGATGATCGACGCCGCCGAACAGGGGCACGGCACCGGCAAGGCGGCGATGCGGGCGCTTGGTCGCTATGTGCCCCGGCTTTATCCCCGAGCCAAGGCCCTGGTGCTGACGGTCAACGAGGTCAATCCGGTGGCGCGCGCCGTCTATCTGGACGCCGGATTCACCGATACCGGCAGCTTCTATCACGGCGGCCGGATCGGGCCGCAGCATATCCTGCGCCTGTCGCTCGCGGACGGGCAGCCGGGGCGGCAGACGTTCTGATCCGCAGCACCTTCCCCGGCGGACGGGTCGGGGCAGTTTTCCGTCGCATGGCCGGCGGCCCTGCCCTATGCTCCGCCCCGGACGAGACAAGGGGGACGGCATGATCCGCATGATCCGGCGCATTTTCCTGTGGCTTCTGGGGCTTGCGGTGCTGGCGGCCGTCGCGGTGGCGATCTGGGGCCCCGGCTTGGTCGAAAGCCGGCTGAACCCCGTGACCATGCCGGCGAAGGGCTGGCCGGTCTCGCCGCAGGCCGAGGCGCTGCATCAGCAGCTGGTGATCGGCGACTGGCATTCGGACGCGCTGCTGTGGGACCGCGACCTTCTGGACCGGGCCGAGCGTGGCCATACCGACATTCCCCGCCTGGCCGAAGGCAATGTCGCCGTGCAGGTCTTCACCACCGTCACCAAAAGCCCGCGCGGCCAGAACTACAGCCAGAACTCCGCCGAGGCGCCGGACAACATCACGCCGCTGTTCATCGGCCAGCTGCGCCCGCTGCCCAGCTGGTTCA belongs to Paracoccus sp. TOH and includes:
- a CDS encoding GNAT family protein, with translation MTAPKVVLEPLGRDGFERVAHIAVRPEQEPFCGTIAGHFAADEPGCDFHVVTRDGRAVGFFKIDRAYAAHFDFAGPQDLGLRGVMIDAAEQGHGTGKAAMRALGRYVPRLYPRAKALVLTVNEVNPVARAVYLDAGFTDTGSFYHGGRIGPQHILRLSLADGQPGRQTF